The Deltaproteobacteria bacterium genome includes a region encoding these proteins:
- the ftsZ gene encoding cell division protein FtsZ: MADIYTYVEGTSPAKIKVIGTGGAGCNAVNNMIDAGITGVDFIVANTDVQALERSKALNRIQLGERLCQGMGAGGDPDTGRDAAKESRDSIRQALEGANMVFIATGLGGGTGTGSAPVIAEICKDMEILTVAVVTTPFEWELGRRASLADSGLNALKEQADTVITIPNEKMLKLADANVRALDIFKQADEVLINSVKGVSELIIKPGYINRDFKDLKKVMTKSGLALMGIGAAEGDNRAEVAAKAALSHPLLEDVKAIGAHAVLINITAGSDLTMAEMYKAAKYITNETGSQAEVFFGFVIDDSLGQFLQVTVIAAGISQSKPVCLQAAPVKDDKKAAGKVVSLPQPEPENVFQNLKDIFRASGGISVAPSILPGQAGKMQKSTQAEDSFPDPYDMKNATGDNQYESPAFLRKQAVAGGGLK; the protein is encoded by the coding sequence ATGGCTGACATATACACCTACGTCGAGGGAACCTCACCGGCCAAAATCAAGGTAATAGGCACCGGGGGGGCCGGGTGCAACGCGGTGAACAACATGATAGACGCCGGAATCACGGGCGTAGATTTCATCGTGGCCAACACGGACGTTCAAGCCCTGGAGCGCTCCAAGGCCCTGAACCGCATCCAGCTGGGCGAACGCCTGTGCCAGGGCATGGGCGCGGGCGGCGATCCCGACACCGGGCGCGACGCGGCCAAGGAAAGCCGCGACTCCATCCGCCAGGCACTTGAAGGCGCGAACATGGTATTCATCGCCACCGGCCTCGGCGGCGGCACCGGCACCGGCTCCGCGCCCGTGATAGCCGAAATATGCAAGGACATGGAAATCCTCACCGTGGCCGTGGTGACCACCCCCTTTGAATGGGAGCTGGGCAGAAGGGCTTCCCTTGCCGACAGCGGCCTGAACGCGCTCAAGGAGCAGGCGGACACCGTCATAACCATTCCAAACGAAAAAATGCTGAAGCTGGCAGACGCCAACGTCCGGGCCCTGGACATTTTCAAGCAGGCCGACGAGGTGCTCATAAACTCGGTCAAGGGCGTGAGCGAGCTCATCATAAAGCCGGGTTACATCAACCGCGACTTCAAGGACCTTAAAAAGGTCATGACCAAGTCGGGCCTTGCCCTCATGGGCATAGGGGCGGCGGAAGGCGACAACAGGGCCGAGGTCGCGGCCAAGGCGGCCCTTTCCCATCCCCTCCTGGAAGACGTCAAGGCAATCGGCGCCCACGCGGTCCTGATCAACATAACCGCCGGAAGCGACCTTACCATGGCTGAAATGTACAAGGCCGCGAAGTACATCACCAACGAAACAGGCAGCCAGGCCGAGGTTTTCTTCGGGTTCGTCATCGATGATTCCCTTGGGCAGTTCCTCCAGGTCACGGTGATCGCAGCCGGAATCAGCCAGTCGAAACCGGTGTGCCTTCAAGCCGCGCCCGTGAAAGACGACAAGAAGGCGGCGGGCAAGGTGGTCAGCCTGCCCCAGCCCGAACCCGAAAACGTGTTCCAGAACCTGAAGGACATTTTCAGGGCAAGCGGCGGGATAAGCGTCGCGCCTTCCATTCTGCCCGGCCAGGCAGGCAAGATGCAAAAATCCACCCAGGCGGAAGATTCCTTTCCCGACCCCTACGACATGAAAAACGCCACGGGCGACAACCAGTACGAAAGCCCCGCCTTCCTGCGCAAGCAGGCGGTCGCAGGCGGAGGGCTCAAGTAG